In Drosophila nasuta strain 15112-1781.00 chromosome 2R, ASM2355853v1, whole genome shotgun sequence, a single genomic region encodes these proteins:
- the LOC132785118 gene encoding putative gustatory receptor 93b — MFGSRFRLSASSATARILRYACNYATALGVITFRVECNRGDGRLVAQQRRWFKWLSMLFRILISYLYCHFYGSFIIVLQNIHFQLIVGVRMLCSLICALVILVMQFWYEEQLIALVNTFLQLFRRVKSLPGCQDMCFGGHRELILLLFGVLCQIYQCFYLLPTLIDEFNLQFTFTVLLETYSSLSTAIICYICFVGYLSVGALYHHMNRYIRHELRDQLEKLKPSKDTRAQRKAASYRLDECLAIYEDIQRVSREFQRLFDVPLCLAIIFGFLTMALVSFFVVLNQFNGFAIWILEMKIFLEMLLLTLSIQGTIHNSRVVRRLSLENYYLTERSDWHKKFEMFLSRLNYNEFRVRPLGLFDVSNELILVFLSALVTYLTYIIQYGMQSNQL; from the exons ATGTTCGGAAGTCGCTTCAGGCTAAGTGCCTCTTCGGCAACGGCAAGGATCTTGCGCTACGCTTGCAACTATGCCACAGCACTGGGAGTCATCACTTTTCGTGTGGAGTGTAATCGAGGCGATGGACGTCTGGTGGCCCAGCAGCGCAGATGGTTCAAGTGGCTGTCGATGCTATTTCGGATACTAATCAGCTACTTGTATTGCCACTTTTATGGCTCTTTCATCATCGTCTTGCAAAACATCCACTTCCAATTGATTGTCGGCGTTCGCATGTTGTGCAGCCTCATTTGTGCCCTCGTCATTCTCGTGATGCAATTTTGGTATGAGGAACAATTGATTGCATTGGTCAACACTTTTCTGCAGCTCTTTCGCAGAGTGAAGTCGCTGCCCGGATGTCAGGATATGTGTTTTGGTGGCCATCGCGAGCTAATATTGCTGCTCTTTGGTGTCCTCTGCCAAATCTATCAGTGTTTCTATCTGCTGCCCACCTTAATCGACGAATTCAACTTACAATTCACCTTCACTGTCTTGCTGGAAACTTATTCGAGTTTGAGTACTGCAATCATCTgttacatttgttttgtggGCTATCTGAGTGTGGGTGCTCTTTATCACCACATGAATCGTTATATACGCCATGAACTGCGCGATCAGCTGGAGAAGCTGAAGCCATCGAAGGACACTCGAGCACAACGCAAGGCAGCCAGCTATCGTCTGGATGAATGTCTGGCCATCTACGAGGATATTCAGAGAGTCTCTCGCGAATTTCAGCGTTTGTTTGATGTGCCACTTTGTCTCGCAATCATCTTTGGCTTTCTAACCATGGCGCTCGTCTCGTTTTTCGTGGTGCTAAATCAATTCAATGGCTTTGCCATCTGGATACTGGAGATGAAGATATTTTTGGagatgctgctgttgacatTGTCGATTCAAGGAACGATCCACAATTCGCGTGTCGTTCGGAGACTCAGTCTAGAGAATTACTATCTAACAGAGCGAAGCGATTGGCACAAAAAA TTTGAGATGTTTTTGAGTCGGTTGAACTACAACGAATTTCGAGTGCGTCCTTTGGGTCTATTCGATGTATCGAACGAGCTCATATTGGTCTTTCTATCAGCCCTGGTCACCTATCTCACCTATATTATACAGTATGGAATGCAGTCGAACCAATTGTGA
- the LOC132785119 gene encoding putative gustatory receptor 93c — MGIQRLVMFGSQHHRNIIHLKLKHKMSATAAAAWLLRHACNYATFLGFIWFGIKSNHNHDGSLVAQNRYCYKWFCLLSRLLICGYFAYRSMAFISITSNPQMIVLLWIRLAGFLTCSGVIMLMQFWYGQRIVRIVNDFLRLFRRVRALPGCQLMQFGGRRELGLLIFKTMCLLYELACEFPMLFNELDVSYILTVLCDMYITINAMMIGHACFVGFLSVGALYAQVNRYVRHELRRQLRGLEQPNGQCASRRELKAAGYRLDECLAIYNEIQRVSSSFQELIELPLSLILLFLFLSMTLVSYFVMLNRFRDYSVMMLVVKLFMDLVLLTLAIHGASSSSRVIKRLSLENCYVTERNDWHVRLEIFLNRLNFFEFRVNPLGMFEISNELILVFLSGLVTYLTYILQYGIQSNQIAFNMNSNHI, encoded by the exons ATGGGAATTCAACGCTTAGTCATGTTCGGAAGCCAACATCATCGCAACATCATTCACCTGAAGCTGAAGCACAAGATGAGTgccacagcggcagcagcgtgGCTCTTGCGTCACGCCTGCAACTATGCCACATTTCTGGGCTTCATCTGGTTTGGCATTAAGAGCAATCACAATCACGATGGCTCCCTGGTGGCACAGAATCGCTACTGCTACAAGTGGTTCTGTCTGTTATCGCGCCTTCTGATATGTGGCTACTTTGCCTATAGGAGCATGGCTTTCATCAGTATCACCAGCAATCCGCAGATGATTGTGCTGTTATGGATACGACTTGCCGGCTTTCTCACCTGCTCCGGTGTCATTATGTTGATGCAGTTTTGGTATGGTCAACGCATTGTTCGCATCGTTAACGATTTCCTGCGACTCTTTCGACGTGTGAGAGCGCTGCCTGGTTGCCAACTCATGCAATTCGGTGGCCGACGTGAGCTCGGATTGCTCATCTTCAAGACCATGTGCCTGCTGTATGAGCTGGCTTGCGAGTTTCCCATGTTGTTCAACGAACTCGATGTCAGCTACATTCTGACCGTACTCTGTGATATGTACATTACCATCAATGCAATGATGATCGGTCACGCCTGCTTTGTGGGCTTCCTCAGCGTGGGAGCTCTCTATGCCCAAGTGAATCGCTATGTGCGTCACGAGCTGCGACGCCAGCTGCGTGGCTTGGAGCAGCCAAATGGTCAGTGCGCCAGTCGACGGGAGCTGAAGGCTGCCGGGTATCGTCTGGACGAGTGTCTGGCCATCTACAATGAGATTCAGCGGGTTAGCAGCTCATTTCAGGAACTCATTGAGCTGCCACTTTCGCTGATTCTTCTCTTTCTATTTCTGAGCATGACGCTGGTCTCGTATTTTGTGATGCTCAATCGATTTCGTGATTACAGCGTTATGATGCTTGTGGTCAAGTTGTTCATGGATCTGGTGCTGCTCACTCTGGCCATTCATGGGGCAAGCAGCAGCTCGAGGGTCATCAAGCGGCTTAGTCTGGAGAATTGTTATGTGACCGAACGCAACGATTGGCATGTGAGG CTGGAAATCTTTTTAAATCGCCTCAATTTCTTTGAATTTCGCGTCAATCCTTTGGGTATGTTCGAAATATCCAACGAACTGATATTGGTTTTTCTCTCCGGCTTGGTCACATATCTCACGTACATATTGCAATATGGCATTCAGTCGAATCAAATTGCATTCAACATGAATTCAAaccatatttaa
- the LOC132785911 gene encoding uncharacterized protein LOC132785911, protein MGTGYKLNPSEINCHNKMCYTKVAPILVLPTLPPPPPIRPVMTSPAVKGIRRNLFGSCGDGEIDKMLSTQQEKDANYLKQRYNIDLKKLAENCSPQISTFSKNKTDGGKPNLTTTSPYARIPGVKGNFRVRKAHNANSNSNVPKCIANNLSSEMGTNGQQLMQQLQKEDDNERQ, encoded by the exons atGGGTACGGGATATAAGCTGAATCCAAGTGAAATAAATTGCCACAACAAGATGTGCTACACAAAAGTGGCACCGATTTTGGTGTTGCCAACCCTCCCACCTCCTCCCCCCATCCGCCCAGTGATGACGTCGCCCGCCGTCAAAGGCATTCGCCGCAATTTGTTTGGCAGCTGCGGCGATGGGGAAATCGACAAAATGCTCTCGACGCAACAGGAAAAGGATGCGAACTATTTGAAGCAGCGTTACAACATCGATCTAAAGAAATTAGCGGAAAATTGCAGTCCACAGATCTCAACATTTAGCAAGAACAAGACCGATGGGGGAAAACCAAATTTAACAACTACATCGCCATATGCGCGCATCCCTGGCGTCAAAG GTAATTTCCGTGTACGCAAAGCTCACAAtgcgaattcgaattcgaatgtGCCAAAATGTATAGCTAATAATCTAAGTAGCGAAATGGGGACAAATGGGCAACAACTgatgcaacaactgcaaaaggAGGATGACAATGAACGGcaataa